The Buchnera aphidicola (Muscaphis stroyani) DNA window AGCAATGGAGTAGTAGTGAAAGGTATTCAATTCAAAAATCACGAAATTATAGGTGATATTTTAAATTTAGCTAAACGATATACGCAAGAAGGAATAGATGAATTAGTATTTTATGATATAACAGCTGCTACAAGTAACAAATTAGTAGATAGAAGTTGGATAGAAAAAATTGCAGATTTAATAAATATTCCTTTTTGCGTTGCTGGAGGAATTAAAAGTGTAAAAGATGCAAATAATGTTTTGTCATTTGGAGCAGATAAAATATCTATTAACTCTTCAGCTCTGACAGATCCAAATTTAATCACAAGAATAGCAGATCGATTTGGTGTGCAATGCGTAGTAGTAGGCGTTGATTCTTGGTTTGATAAAACTAAAAACTGTTATATGGTGCATCAGTTTACAGGAGATGTTAATTTAACGTATCAAACCGACAAAAAAACTTTAGATTGGGTTCATGAAGTTCAAAAGTATGGGGCAGGAGAAATTGTTTTAAATATGATGAATCAAGATGGGCTTCAAAATGGTTATGATTTGAATCAGCTTAAAATAATGAAAAAAGCATGTAAAGTTCCATTAATTGCGTCTGGAGGAGCAGGACAAATTAAACATTTTTATGACGCATTTCATTATGCAAATGTAGATGG harbors:
- the hisF gene encoding imidazole glycerol phosphate synthase subunit HisF, whose amino-acid sequence is MLAKRIIACLDVSNGVVVKGIQFKNHEIIGDILNLAKRYTQEGIDELVFYDITAATSNKLVDRSWIEKIADLINIPFCVAGGIKSVKDANNVLSFGADKISINSSALTDPNLITRIADRFGVQCVVVGVDSWFDKTKNCYMVHQFTGDVNLTYQTDKKTLDWVHEVQKYGAGEIVLNMMNQDGLQNGYDLNQLKIMKKACKVPLIASGGAGQIKHFYDAFHYANVDGVLAASVFHKNVVNIKELKNFLINKGMEIREC